In Rhinatrema bivittatum chromosome 1, aRhiBiv1.1, whole genome shotgun sequence, a single genomic region encodes these proteins:
- the TIFA gene encoding TRAF-interacting protein with FHA domain-containing protein A — MTSLEITETEETVPCLHMKVYHPFQAEKQVFHSIPFFKKDRLKADEVVKFGRDNGSCRYILWDSRVSRIQFALQLFRPSNSSELCFEIKNLSRRARLFVDNMELDYLNKTELPPKCMLRFGDYQILAEREDGESLEYFEICFELAQVSVMQEMLFVPSLVPIPENGVVTSMHSPVSSQCSTLTPIEVDENEA, encoded by the coding sequence ATGACCAGCTTAGAAATCACCGAGACAGAGGAGACTGTACCTTGCCTGCACATGAAGGTTTATCATCCTTTCCAAGCAGAAAAACAGGTCTttcattccattccctttttcaaGAAAGACAGGCTCAAGGCAGACGAAGTAGTCAAGTTCGGCCGGGACAATGGTAGCTGCCGCTACATTCTGTGGGATTCCCGAGTTTCCAGAATCCAGTTTGCCTTGCAGCTGTTCAGGCCTTCCAACAGCTCTGAACTCTGCTTTGAAATAAAGAACTTGAGCAGACGGGCCAGACTGTTTGTGGACAACATGGAACTGGACTACCTCAATAAAACTGAGCTGCCACCCAAGTGCATGCTGCGCTTTGGCGACTACCAGAtcttggcagagagggaggatggGGAGTCCCTTGAATATTTTGAGATCTGCTTTGAGCTGGCTCAAGTATCGGTGATGCAGGAGATGCTATTTGTGCCATCGCTGGTGCCCATTCCCGAAAATGGAGTTGTCACCTCTATGCATTCACCAGTTTCATCTCAATGTAGCACTCTCACGCCAATAGAAGTGGATGAAAATGAAGCGTAA